A section of the Marinoscillum sp. 108 genome encodes:
- the nuoK gene encoding NADH-quinone oxidoreductase subunit NuoK, with amino-acid sequence MTQIPLTYYLILSAFLLCSGLLIVLIKKNAVFVLIGIELMLNAANLNLVAFSKFDPDLNGQVFAIFSVVIAAAEAAIALAILLNIYKTYDSSDLDDLNTLEN; translated from the coding sequence ATGACTCAGATTCCTTTAACCTATTATTTGATCCTATCGGCTTTCTTACTGTGCAGTGGGCTGCTCATTGTGTTGATCAAAAAGAATGCTGTTTTCGTGTTGATCGGAATAGAGCTGATGCTGAATGCAGCCAACCTGAATCTGGTGGCCTTCTCAAAGTTTGACCCAGACCTGAACGGGCAGGTTTTTGCCATCTTTTCCGTGGTGATTGCTGCCGCAGAGGCAGCCATTGCCCTGGCTATCCTGCTCAATATCTACAAAACCTATGATTCGTCTGATCTGGATGATCTAAATACGCTGGAGAACTAA
- a CDS encoding NADH-quinone oxidoreductase subunit J, with amino-acid sequence MGISDVFTAFFGLMIVVPVLYLLFTKNIIRAAFAFVISLLGLAATYVLLHAELMAVVQIMIYAGGVIVLLIFGIMLTKRVSDEGVFTQHRSVVLGGTVCAVFFLLLTKWTLSSGLTWPNAEVSDMDQVRKIGVLFLTDHLIAFEVIAFLLLGALVGAAFLAKKSGNA; translated from the coding sequence ATGGGGATAAGTGATGTATTTACAGCGTTTTTCGGACTAATGATTGTAGTGCCCGTCCTGTACCTCCTGTTTACCAAAAACATCATTCGGGCGGCGTTTGCTTTCGTGATTTCATTGTTGGGACTGGCGGCTACTTATGTGCTGCTTCATGCGGAATTGATGGCGGTGGTGCAGATCATGATTTATGCCGGGGGGGTCATTGTACTGCTTATTTTCGGAATTATGCTCACCAAGCGAGTAAGTGATGAGGGTGTGTTTACCCAACACCGAAGTGTGGTGCTGGGCGGTACTGTATGCGCCGTTTTCTTTTTGTTGTTGACCAAATGGACATTGAGCTCTGGGCTGACATGGCCGAATGCTGAAGTTTCGGATATGGATCAGGTAAGGAAAATCGGTGTTCTCTTCCTCACAGATCATTTGATTGCCTTTGAGGTGATCGCATTCTTGCTTTTGGGAGCACTGGTGGGGGCGGCATTTCTGGCTAAAAAATCAGGAAACGCATGA